GGCCTCACCCGAGCCCTGCGCGAGGCCGATCCCGAGTACGTCCTGGTCGACGGCACCCTCGCCGCGTGCAACCGCGTCGGTGACGGCCGCACCGACTACTCGGGCAAGCACCGCCGCCACGGCGTGAACCTGCAGGTCATCACGGATCCCTGAGGCAAACTCGTGTGGATCTCCCGGGCCCTGCCCGGCCGCACCCACGATCTGACCGCAGCCCGCACCCACCGCGTCGTGAAGACCTGCGTCAGACTCCGCATCCCCGCCCTCGCCGACATGGCCTACACCGGCGCCGGCGGCACGTTCGCCGTTCCGACCAGACGCCCGCCCCACAGCGAGCTCACCGCCAAGCACAGATCGGTCAACAGAGCCCACGCCCGACTGCGGTACCCCGTCGAACGCGGAGTCGCCACCGTCAAATGCTGGCGCATCTTCCACCACGCCCGCTGCAGCCCCAACCGCCTGACGTCAGTAGCCAAAGCCGTCCTCACCCTGGAGAGGCAACGCTGAAAATGCTCACTGCCAGGAGGTGATCCGACGCCGCGTCCTCTCCGGCGCAGGTCGACGGCCTTCCCGGGTGCAGCCCGGGAAGGTTCGGCATGCGTGTAACGCAGGTCGTACAGCGACGCGGACACCCGCGTACCCTCTCGGACGCGGTATTTGTCGGCGGGCGTTCGGACGGTTCGGGACATCGAGAGCCTCCGCAGGGCCCTCCGGTCTCTCCGTCCTCCCGGTCGGATGGCAGGCCGACAGCGACGCCGTCTACGTCATCCGGGAAAGCGCTGACACCCGCGTGGAGCTGCTGCCGGGAACGCAGCCGTAGTCGCCGTCGGACCGAGCGCCGGGCGTACGGGCCGACCGCCTTCGCACGGGCCTGTGTCGCCGCTTCCCACAGGTTCGCGGACGCATACGTCCATGGAGCAGACCTCAACGCCTTGATCCGGCTTCGTGGGCTGATCTCCCGAACACAGGAGGGTGTCGTACGGACGGCCCGGCATCTCCGACGGGCGCTCCTGCTCCACAGCGCTGCGGGCGCCACCGTTCTCGCCTTCGCCCGGGGTGGCCGACGGCCGGCAGGATGCCGGCCGCACCGTCCGAGGTTCTGGTCCGGGAGCCGGCGGACGGGGTGGGTGCGGCTAGGGTGCCGGTCATGTCTGGTGATTTCCGGGGCGATGGTACGGTCGGTGAAGTTGCGGTAGGGCGCGGGCGGTTGACCGAGCCCGGATGGCTTGTGGAGGGCGATCCGGACCAGGTGGCGGCGGCGCTGGACGGCGCTGTCGGGCCGCAGGAGGCGGCGGCTGCTGCCGTGTACCGGGCGTCGGGGCATGTGCACCGTGACGCCGGGGCGCAGGTGCGGCGGCAGCTGCTGGCGCTGGACGCCGCCCGGTACGGGAACCAGTCGCTGGCGAGAGGCCTCGC
This Streptomyces sp. TLI_235 DNA region includes the following protein-coding sequences:
- a CDS encoding DDE superfamily endonuclease, which translates into the protein MWISRALPGRTHDLTAARTHRVVKTCVRLRIPALADMAYTGAGGTFAVPTRRPPHSELTAKHRSVNRAHARLRYPVERGVATVKCWRIFHHARCSPNRLTSVAKAVLTLERQR